One Natrinema halophilum genomic window carries:
- a CDS encoding CBS domain-containing protein — MELPTPADLRQRRTELELTQSELAEKADVSQPLIARIEGGDVDPRLSTLRRIVNALEKAESDVIRASDLMNEAVVSVGPDDSVSEAARKMEEEAYSQLAVIQDGIPVGSISQTDLVHLDSEDRDEPVEEHMSESFPTVSKDATVDEIGNLLEHYKAVMITEAGETVGIITEADIAARLS, encoded by the coding sequence ATGGAACTCCCGACACCTGCTGATCTCAGACAGCGCCGGACCGAACTCGAGCTCACCCAGAGCGAACTTGCCGAGAAGGCGGACGTCTCCCAGCCGCTGATTGCCCGTATCGAGGGCGGTGACGTCGATCCTCGCCTATCGACGCTCCGACGGATCGTCAACGCCCTCGAGAAAGCCGAGAGCGACGTTATCCGCGCCAGCGATCTGATGAACGAAGCCGTCGTCAGCGTTGGCCCTGACGACTCCGTCAGCGAAGCCGCCCGAAAGATGGAAGAAGAAGCCTACTCGCAGTTGGCGGTCATTCAGGACGGCATTCCGGTCGGTTCGATCAGTCAGACAGATCTCGTCCACCTCGACTCCGAGGACCGAGACGAACCAGTCGAAGAACACATGAGCGAAAGTTTCCCGACCGTCTCGAAAGACGCCACGGTCGACGAGATCGGCAACCTGCTCGAACACTACAAGGCCGTGATGATCACCGAAGCCGGCGAAACCGTCGGGATTATCACCGAGGCAGACATCGCCGCACGGCTATCCTGA
- a CDS encoding PadR family transcriptional regulator → MSTDVGTPEGANARELVHFVTQRTRFALLSNILQHPEQLPSMYELEQLNPSVSEATVYKHVQKLIDAGVVEAVSLPEDERRQGLPWKFYRLTDEGRAFLDDHNLLEAEETLQRIYETISDKSDKMVRYENAPRPDRHR, encoded by the coding sequence ATGAGTACTGACGTGGGGACTCCCGAGGGGGCGAACGCGCGCGAACTCGTCCATTTCGTCACCCAGCGAACGCGATTCGCGCTCTTGTCCAACATTCTCCAGCATCCCGAGCAACTCCCGTCGATGTACGAACTCGAGCAACTGAATCCGAGCGTGAGCGAGGCGACGGTCTACAAACACGTCCAGAAGTTGATCGACGCCGGCGTCGTCGAAGCGGTTTCGCTCCCCGAGGACGAGCGCCGACAGGGCTTGCCCTGGAAGTTTTATCGGCTGACCGACGAGGGTCGGGCGTTTCTCGACGACCACAATCTGCTCGAGGCCGAGGAAACGCTCCAGCGAATCTACGAGACGATTTCCGATAAATCCGACAAGATGGTCAGATACGAGAATGCTCCCCGTCCAGATAGGCACCGATAA
- a CDS encoding YgaP family membrane protein → MNRNVGGLDRIVRGVLGTWLLVVAATAVMSGRRITAVTTAVAGIGLLINAVTQFCGGNFLLGIDTTEGNSCSRKRCE, encoded by the coding sequence GTGAACCGAAACGTTGGCGGACTGGACCGAATCGTCAGGGGCGTCCTGGGAACCTGGTTGCTCGTCGTCGCCGCCACAGCGGTGATGTCCGGGCGACGCATCACTGCCGTGACGACGGCAGTCGCGGGAATCGGCTTACTGATAAACGCAGTAACGCAGTTTTGCGGCGGAAACTTCCTACTGGGGATCGATACGACCGAGGGCAATTCCTGTTCTCGAAAACGATGCGAGTAA
- a CDS encoding aldo/keto reductase produces MEYTTLGSTGMNVSRICLGCMSFGSSDWREWVLDEAESREIIDRAIDLGINFFDTANMYSRGESERVLGKALEGHREESVVATKGFFRMREGDPNSGGLSRKAIEQELAASRERLGMETIDLYQIHRLDHKTPIETTLRALDDAVRRGHVRYVGASSMWAYQFANALHTSDSLGLERFATMQNHYNLVYREEEREMLPLCQNEDVGVLPWSPLARGYLTRPHEEIDATTRGETEERMYDHPYREGGGATINERVAELADDRGVTMAQIALSWLLHKDWVDAPIVGTTSVEHLEQAVEALDITLSDSDIKYLEEPYDPVPVSGHD; encoded by the coding sequence ATGGAGTATACGACACTCGGTTCGACCGGAATGAACGTCAGCCGCATCTGCCTGGGTTGCATGAGCTTCGGCTCGAGCGACTGGCGCGAGTGGGTACTCGACGAAGCAGAGAGTCGGGAAATCATCGACCGCGCGATCGATCTCGGGATCAACTTCTTCGATACGGCGAACATGTACTCGAGGGGCGAGTCGGAACGTGTGCTGGGTAAGGCACTCGAGGGTCACCGAGAGGAGTCGGTCGTCGCAACGAAGGGGTTCTTTCGAATGCGCGAGGGCGACCCAAACTCGGGAGGCCTCTCTCGGAAGGCGATCGAACAGGAACTGGCCGCTAGTCGCGAGCGACTCGGGATGGAGACGATCGACCTCTACCAGATCCATCGGCTGGATCACAAGACGCCGATCGAGACGACGCTCCGGGCGCTCGACGATGCGGTCCGGCGGGGTCACGTCCGATACGTCGGTGCCTCCTCGATGTGGGCCTATCAGTTCGCGAACGCGTTACACACGAGCGACTCGCTGGGTCTCGAGCGGTTCGCCACGATGCAGAACCACTACAATCTGGTGTATCGGGAGGAGGAACGTGAAATGCTCCCCCTCTGTCAGAACGAAGACGTCGGCGTCCTCCCGTGGTCGCCGCTGGCCCGAGGTTATCTCACACGCCCGCACGAGGAGATCGACGCGACGACCCGCGGCGAGACGGAAGAGCGCATGTACGACCATCCCTATCGCGAGGGCGGCGGAGCGACGATAAACGAACGCGTCGCCGAACTGGCCGACGACAGGGGCGTCACGATGGCACAGATCGCGCTCTCGTGGCTGCTACACAAGGACTGGGTCGACGCTCCGATCGTCGGTACCACCAGCGTCGAACACTTAGAACAGGCAGTCGAGGCTCTCGATATCACGCTGTCCGATTCAGATATCAAGTATCTCGAGGAGCCGTACGACCCGGTTCCGGTGTCCGGCCACGACTGA
- a CDS encoding helix-turn-helix domain-containing protein: MKRVRITLRPRGAYAPPIYERIAGGASYLERARIVNWNVSSPPTGFLFRLEGTYRRFERELAESPMVSDYEVIPVTDRECYCFLEGDVSAAARSLFENFTRGSLMTVPPIECNDDGTNTFTIVGTETDIQSAVDGVPDGVGVTVEQVGGKRVAADSVVGRLSDRQREAVATALELGYYDVPKTATSADVARELGCATATAAEHLQKAESTVFESLIGE; encoded by the coding sequence ATGAAACGGGTCCGCATAACGCTTCGTCCACGCGGCGCGTATGCGCCGCCGATTTACGAACGGATCGCTGGCGGAGCGAGCTACCTCGAACGAGCACGAATCGTCAACTGGAACGTCTCGAGTCCGCCCACAGGATTTCTGTTTCGGCTCGAGGGGACGTATCGACGCTTCGAACGCGAACTCGCCGAGAGCCCGATGGTCTCAGACTACGAAGTGATTCCGGTCACGGACCGCGAGTGCTACTGCTTTCTCGAGGGAGACGTATCGGCGGCCGCGCGGTCGCTGTTCGAGAACTTCACCCGCGGAAGCCTGATGACGGTGCCACCGATCGAGTGCAACGATGACGGGACCAACACGTTCACTATTGTCGGAACGGAGACCGACATTCAGTCCGCAGTCGACGGCGTCCCCGACGGTGTCGGTGTCACCGTCGAACAGGTCGGCGGCAAACGCGTCGCCGCCGACAGCGTCGTTGGGCGACTGTCCGATCGGCAACGAGAGGCAGTGGCGACCGCTCTGGAACTGGGCTATTACGACGTGCCCAAGACGGCAACGAGTGCAGATGTCGCCCGGGAACTGGGGTGTGCGACGGCGACCGCGGCGGAACACCTCCAGAAAGCCGAGTCGACAGTGTTCGAGTCCTTGATCGGAGAGTGA